Proteins encoded within one genomic window of Candidatus Eisenbacteria bacterium:
- a CDS encoding isocitrate/isopropylmalate dehydrogenase family protein, whose translation MKRTIVSMPGDGIGKIVLDESIRVLDAVGFDAEYVHADIGWEFWRKEGNPLPDRTIDLLEKHGVGLFGAITSKPKDKAAAELDPSLRDKGFVYYSPIVRLRQHFDLDICIRPCRSFEGNPLNFVRRTSGGGYEEPKVDAVIFRQNTEGLYGGVEWTDPPQQVYDALMTHPKMKQFASAPKAELAVSTRIFTRGACVRIVRAAFEYAKKFGYKSVTICEKPNVIRETSGMLRAVGREIHSSFPGIELWETNIDAQMMWLTKNPEDYGVLVSGNMFGDIVSDGFAGLVGGLGFACSANLGRGVSIFEPTHGSAPKYAALEPSIVNPIAMILSACMMLDHLGDTERAERIRGAVAAVVKEGKVRTYDMARLHGGPEALGAGAASTGQMTDAIIDRL comes from the coding sequence ATGAAGCGAACCATCGTGTCGATGCCGGGGGACGGCATCGGAAAGATCGTGTTGGACGAGTCGATCCGCGTGTTGGACGCCGTGGGTTTCGACGCGGAATACGTGCACGCCGACATCGGCTGGGAGTTCTGGCGCAAAGAGGGGAACCCCCTTCCGGACCGCACCATCGATTTACTGGAGAAGCACGGCGTCGGCCTCTTCGGCGCCATCACCTCCAAACCGAAGGACAAGGCGGCGGCGGAACTCGACCCGTCCCTCCGGGACAAGGGTTTCGTCTACTACAGTCCCATCGTGCGGCTCCGGCAGCACTTCGATCTGGATATCTGCATCCGTCCCTGCCGTTCCTTCGAGGGGAATCCCCTCAACTTCGTGCGCCGCACGTCGGGCGGCGGCTACGAGGAGCCGAAGGTGGACGCGGTGATCTTCCGGCAGAACACGGAGGGTCTTTACGGCGGCGTGGAGTGGACCGATCCGCCGCAGCAGGTTTACGACGCCCTGATGACTCACCCGAAAATGAAACAGTTCGCGAGCGCGCCGAAGGCGGAACTGGCGGTTTCCACCCGGATCTTCACGCGCGGGGCCTGCGTGAGGATCGTGCGCGCCGCTTTCGAGTACGCGAAGAAGTTCGGCTATAAAAGCGTCACCATCTGCGAGAAGCCGAACGTGATTCGCGAAACCTCCGGCATGCTCCGGGCGGTGGGCCGGGAGATCCACTCCTCTTTCCCGGGCATCGAGCTTTGGGAGACGAACATTGATGCCCAAATGATGTGGTTGACCAAAAACCCGGAGGACTACGGCGTCCTCGTGTCGGGAAACATGTTCGGCGACATCGTCTCCGACGGCTTCGCCGGTTTGGTGGGCGGCCTCGGGTTCGCCTGCAGCGCCAACCTGGGCCGCGGGGTCTCCATCTTCGAACCGACCCACGGGTCGGCGCCGAAATACGCGGCGCTGGAGCCGTCCATCGTGAATCCGATCGCGATGATCCTCTCCGCCTGCATGATGCTCGATCATCTGGGCGACACCGAGAGGGCCGAGCGAATCCGCGGCGCCGTAGCGGCGGTCGTGAAAGAGGGGAAGGTCCGCACCTACGACATGGCCCGCCTCCACGGAGGCCCGGAGGCGTTGGGCGCGGGGGCCGCGTCGACCGGTCAAATGACCGACGCGATCATCGACCGCCTCTAG
- a CDS encoding thiamine biosynthesis protein yields the protein MSTEPIRAIALFSGGLDSILAARIVRDQGIDVIAVHFDIGVCPGPGTRRVLDPEAPEEEPAAVAAGRRIGLAVETVDLYPAYWETLVRPRHGYGSGFNPCLDCKVHMLRAAAGLMREREARFVITGEVIGQRPMSQQRNAMRMIEKESGLDGLLLRPLSARLLDPTLPEREGWVDRERLLEIAGRGRKEQMALAERLEIGEYPSPAGGCCLTEPVFAARMRDYLEHRGEEEAPDLREIHLLQLGRHFRLSPRSRAVVARDSGECRLLDRNADLGWRLEAEARGPVTLALDGPGDSDLLLAAAITAGYGDGRNDPRVPVRITRGEREWGVDAAPLSKEEAARLRIG from the coding sequence ATGTCGACCGAACCGATCCGCGCGATCGCCCTTTTTTCGGGCGGCCTCGATTCGATCCTGGCGGCGCGGATCGTTCGCGACCAAGGGATCGACGTCATCGCCGTCCACTTCGATATCGGCGTCTGTCCCGGTCCGGGCACGCGGAGGGTGCTCGACCCGGAAGCTCCGGAAGAGGAGCCGGCCGCCGTCGCCGCCGGTCGCCGGATCGGGCTCGCCGTCGAGACGGTGGATCTCTACCCCGCGTATTGGGAGACGCTGGTTCGTCCCCGGCACGGGTACGGCTCCGGATTCAATCCCTGCCTGGACTGCAAGGTCCACATGCTCCGCGCCGCCGCGGGCCTGATGCGGGAGAGGGAAGCGCGTTTCGTGATCACCGGCGAGGTGATCGGCCAGCGGCCGATGTCGCAGCAGAGAAACGCCATGCGCATGATCGAGAAGGAGAGCGGTTTGGACGGGCTTCTTCTCCGGCCCCTCTCGGCGCGCCTACTCGATCCGACCTTGCCGGAGCGGGAGGGTTGGGTGGACCGGGAGAGGCTGCTGGAGATCGCCGGCCGGGGGCGCAAAGAACAGATGGCGCTCGCCGAGCGCTTGGAGATCGGCGAGTACCCGTCCCCCGCGGGTGGTTGCTGCCTGACCGAGCCGGTCTTCGCCGCGCGGATGCGGGATTATCTGGAACACCGCGGCGAAGAGGAAGCGCCGGATCTTAGGGAGATCCACCTGCTCCAGCTGGGGCGCCACTTCCGCCTCTCGCCGCGGAGCCGCGCCGTGGTCGCCCGCGACTCGGGGGAGTGCCGCCTTCTCGACCGGAACGCCGACCTGGGCTGGCGGTTGGAGGCGGAGGCGCGCGGTCCGGTGACGCTTGCGCTGGACGGCCCCGGCGATTCGGATCTCCTCCTCGCCGCCGCGATCACCGCCGGCTACGGCGACGGCCGAAACGACCCGCGCGTTCCGGTTCGGATCACCCGCGGGGAGCGGGAATGGGGCGTCGACGCGGCGCCTCTCTCGAAAGAGGAAGCGGCCCGTCTCCGGATCGGATGA
- a CDS encoding dCTP deaminase translates to MSVKSDRWIRRMALEAEMIRPFEEGKARPGVISYGLSSYGYDIRLADEFKIFPDVYGSEVDPKAIAPERFREFRGDICVIPPNSFVLARTLEYFKIPRGVITVCVGKSTYARCGIIVNVTPFEPEWEGFATLEISNTSPLPARIYANEGIAQILFFESDEVCEVSYRDKAGRYQAQKEITPAKVHG, encoded by the coding sequence ATGTCTGTGAAATCGGATCGCTGGATACGCCGGATGGCGCTCGAGGCGGAGATGATCCGCCCCTTCGAGGAGGGGAAGGCGCGCCCGGGGGTCATCTCCTACGGGCTTTCCTCGTACGGCTACGACATCCGTCTCGCCGACGAATTCAAGATCTTCCCGGACGTGTACGGCTCGGAGGTGGATCCCAAGGCGATCGCCCCGGAGCGTTTCCGCGAATTCCGGGGGGACATATGCGTGATCCCGCCCAATTCCTTCGTGCTGGCGCGCACGCTGGAGTACTTCAAGATTCCGCGCGGGGTGATCACGGTCTGCGTCGGCAAGTCGACATACGCCCGCTGCGGAATCATCGTCAACGTGACTCCCTTCGAGCCGGAGTGGGAGGGGTTCGCCACACTGGAGATCTCCAATACGTCGCCCCTTCCGGCGCGGATCTACGCCAACGAGGGGATCGCCCAGATCCTGTTCTTCGAGAGCGACGAAGTGTGCGAGGTCTCGTACCGGGACAAGGCGGGGCGCTACCAGGCCCAGAAGGAGATCACCCCCGCGAAGGTGCACGGTTGA
- a CDS encoding L-seryl-tRNA(Sec) selenium transferase: protein MDEDRSPLFRVLPSVEKLLADPEVGRALEGVPRAVAVEAVRLAVERMRERIRGGEAPAGAELAAAGTYAARAREEARRLLRPSLGRVINATGIVIHTNLGRAPVAPEAFERAREVATRYSNLEYDLERGARGSRMVHAEALLRRLTGAEAALVTNNNAAAVLVSLNALAFGRKVVVSRGELIEIGGSFRLPEIMQASGAILCEVGTTNRTHPEDYRRALDDKTALLMKVHLSNFRVEGFTAAVAADELVRIGAERGIPLLYDLGSGAFARTGPGGEPTAPEELGSGAALITMSGDKLLGAVQAGIILGKREVVDRVRKAPMMRAVRVDKITLALLEATLTAYLDPDRVVENVPVLRLISRPLRDIQKDVETLRGSILRRAGDAVHTEIVEGESEAGGGAIGQPPIPTVLLAISIDGMRPEAVAAALRGADPPIVARVREDRIRIDPRTLFPEEIAVVADTIVRIAAGGGRRGEVV, encoded by the coding sequence ATGGACGAGGATCGTTCTCCTCTTTTTCGCGTTCTCCCGTCGGTGGAGAAGCTGCTCGCGGACCCCGAGGTGGGGCGCGCCCTCGAGGGGGTGCCGCGGGCGGTGGCGGTGGAGGCGGTTCGTCTCGCCGTGGAGCGGATGCGGGAGAGGATCCGCGGCGGGGAGGCGCCCGCCGGGGCGGAACTGGCGGCGGCGGGGACCTACGCCGCCCGCGCCCGAGAGGAGGCGCGAAGACTGCTCCGCCCATCCCTCGGGCGGGTGATCAACGCCACCGGCATCGTGATTCATACCAATCTGGGGCGGGCGCCGGTCGCGCCGGAGGCGTTCGAGCGCGCGCGGGAAGTGGCGACGCGGTATTCCAACCTGGAGTACGATCTGGAGCGAGGGGCGCGGGGATCGCGTATGGTCCACGCCGAGGCGCTCCTCCGCCGTCTCACCGGCGCCGAGGCGGCGCTGGTGACCAACAACAACGCCGCCGCCGTGCTGGTGTCGCTGAACGCTCTCGCCTTCGGCAGGAAGGTGGTGGTCTCCCGCGGCGAGTTGATCGAAATCGGCGGGAGTTTCCGGCTGCCGGAGATCATGCAGGCGAGCGGTGCGATTCTCTGCGAGGTGGGGACGACCAACCGAACCCATCCGGAGGATTACCGGCGCGCCCTGGACGACAAGACCGCCCTCCTCATGAAGGTTCACCTTTCTAATTTCCGGGTCGAGGGTTTCACCGCCGCCGTCGCGGCCGACGAGTTGGTCCGGATCGGCGCCGAGAGAGGAATCCCCCTCCTCTACGATCTCGGAAGCGGCGCCTTCGCCCGCACCGGCCCCGGCGGGGAACCGACCGCTCCGGAGGAACTGGGGAGCGGCGCCGCATTGATCACCATGAGCGGCGACAAACTCCTCGGCGCGGTGCAGGCGGGGATCATCCTGGGAAAACGGGAGGTTGTGGATCGAGTCCGGAAGGCGCCGATGATGCGGGCGGTCCGGGTCGACAAGATCACGCTCGCCCTTCTGGAGGCGACCCTCACCGCCTACCTCGATCCGGACCGGGTGGTCGAAAACGTGCCGGTTTTGCGTTTGATCTCACGTCCCCTTCGTGATATCCAAAAGGATGTGGAAACCCTGCGCGGATCGATCCTGAGGCGCGCGGGCGATGCCGTCCATACGGAGATCGTGGAAGGAGAATCGGAGGCGGGCGGAGGGGCGATCGGCCAGCCGCCCATACCCACCGTTCTGCTCGCGATATCCATCGACGGCATGCGTCCCGAGGCGGTCGCCGCCGCCCTGCGCGGCGCGGATCCTCCGATCGTCGCGCGTGTGCGCGAGGACCGGATCCGGATCGATCCGAGGACGCTTTTCCCCGAGGAGATCGCCGTGGTGGCCGACACGATCGTCCGTATCGCCGCGGGTGGGGGACGGAGGGGGGAGGTCGTATGA
- a CDS encoding SPOR domain-containing protein: protein MSGRVDGASPTPFDGPVSVVLSGPAGDRPVPVDLPFVPEAEAFFDDLLDRMDRPAGLPRLLFVSDGGSGRDAGLAAVALARRAASRGMDVLLVDASFPSPALGKPFPYQPEEGLADVVLWGASLQAAIHKTRDERIRVVNIGSPPPEPEKFWDSEEAEEALRAMRAEAALTILVGPIRDGEGGESPLLAKCDRALLVRKGAADAPARPESPDTAKVIEIVLEEEGTDAGAASEAISSPPEAEDRAEGTRIPVWRTIGIFAVVCVVIGFVLSYFYLNRRGDAERGEGVVAERSAEVAPARDETERRALPEAAEGTGGETDGTEETPVAGAEEETPGEAEGADEGVPAGGGEEDAVESEAVSAAPVPEERPAQTPGERAAAPPPAAPPPAERGAEGPVFGVHVESFPTREDAERASVRFLDGGETVEIVEKPIPGKGTWYRIVLGRFAGSREARAHAEEAKARFGLDYVLVVRLDG from the coding sequence ATGAGCGGCAGAGTCGACGGCGCCTCTCCGACGCCTTTCGATGGCCCGGTGAGCGTGGTTCTTTCCGGGCCGGCGGGAGATCGCCCCGTTCCCGTCGATCTCCCCTTCGTTCCGGAGGCGGAGGCGTTCTTCGACGACCTTCTCGACCGGATGGACCGTCCCGCCGGGCTTCCGCGGCTCCTCTTCGTTTCCGACGGGGGATCCGGAAGGGACGCGGGACTCGCGGCGGTCGCCCTCGCCCGGCGCGCCGCCTCCCGAGGGATGGACGTTCTCTTGGTGGACGCCTCTTTCCCGTCTCCGGCGCTCGGCAAGCCTTTCCCCTATCAGCCCGAAGAGGGCTTGGCCGACGTGGTCCTCTGGGGCGCCTCCCTTCAGGCGGCGATCCACAAGACCAGGGACGAGAGGATCCGGGTGGTGAACATCGGATCGCCCCCTCCCGAGCCGGAGAAGTTCTGGGATTCCGAGGAGGCGGAAGAGGCGCTCCGTGCGATGCGCGCCGAAGCGGCTCTGACGATCCTGGTCGGGCCGATCCGTGATGGAGAGGGGGGGGAATCCCCGCTTCTCGCGAAATGCGATCGCGCCCTTCTCGTTCGGAAAGGCGCGGCGGACGCGCCGGCCCGTCCGGAATCGCCCGATACGGCGAAGGTGATCGAGATCGTGTTGGAGGAGGAAGGGACGGACGCCGGCGCGGCCTCCGAGGCGATCTCGTCGCCGCCGGAAGCGGAGGATCGTGCCGAGGGGACGCGGATTCCGGTGTGGAGGACCATCGGAATCTTCGCCGTCGTCTGCGTGGTCATCGGCTTTGTCCTCTCCTATTTCTATTTGAACCGCCGGGGGGACGCGGAGCGGGGCGAGGGAGTCGTCGCGGAGAGATCCGCCGAAGTCGCGCCGGCGCGGGACGAGACGGAACGGCGGGCTCTTCCCGAGGCGGCGGAGGGAACCGGCGGGGAGACCGACGGTACGGAGGAGACGCCCGTCGCCGGAGCGGAAGAGGAGACGCCGGGAGAGGCGGAGGGCGCGGATGAGGGTGTTCCCGCCGGCGGCGGCGAGGAGGACGCGGTGGAAAGCGAGGCCGTTTCCGCCGCGCCCGTTCCGGAGGAGCGACCGGCCCAGACGCCCGGAGAGCGGGCGGCCGCGCCGCCCCCCGCCGCGCCGCCGCCGGCGGAGAGAGGCGCCGAAGGTCCCGTTTTCGGCGTGCACGTGGAGTCTTTCCCGACCCGGGAGGACGCGGAGCGCGCGAGCGTTCGCTTCCTCGATGGGGGAGAGACGGTGGAGATCGTGGAAAAGCCCATCCCCGGAAAGGGGACCTGGTACCGAATCGTCCTCGGGCGTTTCGCCGGTTCGCGGGAGGCGCGGGCCCACGCCGAGGAGGCGAAGGCGCGATTCGGTCTCGACTACGTTCTCGTGGTCCGTTTGGACGGGTAG
- the smc gene encoding chromosome segregation protein SMC: protein MYLKKLEIFGFKSFMNKLQVEFGEGLTGVIGPNGCGKSNISDAIRWVLGEQNARLLRGETMDDVIFNGTRNRKPLGMAEVSLTISNASHMFPIDYSEIRVTRRVYRSGVSEYLINKSPCRLKDVKNLFMDTGLGNSSYTLLERNMVDNLLNNTSANLRFMLEEAAGIMKYKTQEKIAVRKLDATENDLLRIRDIVSEVEKRVRSLKRQIGKAQRHNELTAEMRDLIRRTGVLELRRLRGEETERNRLREEASRKMQSSSGRVAGVEAEIESHRLGLREREEELKGAQEALDETEGRIEKIQSESLVLGEREKGLHERQERIEREIEERNQRIRETVELHWKKSEEEEEATREIRRFEGELETKRGENSILQERVGRAKKQLLERKQITLDLFRGESEKRNVLGNLETQLHDLTERGGELETRIGSLEEEERGLSVRSAEAEEAFERASTDAQRLRAERNGAEENLERTRARRNEVGESLVLHQGKRESLESTLRFLLKLQSEYEGYRDGVRSLLTENPAPGSVLGVVGELIEVDPPEMLPAFENVLGEALQCVLVREEGEALDLLRFLRENEKGWVSLVPQDRFRGALPETPAELLGEEGVIGTAERYVRGGDGLRDVIRFLLADVVFVRDLGTARRLARDGRYRDFRFVTPSGEGAAHPGFLFGGRSSREGVGLFERRSRIAELESELKEASIQLGDLIEAKRKLEETFTRSRDERDRIIVDLDRAQSRVEEDGRERARLRTALENARESLGRTREERDRIAGQAEEVRRRLDAVHSEVVTIGADGSEADRSLREIEAEMVELEMKREEGSRLLGQAQVNLAEAEGRKKSLEAEVTSLARWERELGDEISRRREEQQANRGSLEEIAERLASLGREEAELASRREEETTRRDEILGEVNRAGGEIRRLEDSVREDRRLKEESAEELHRQEMRLQEIRLQRENLLERTDEELGERIRETDELPHAEGDLDETEMRARIGELRDGLRRLGPVNLVALDEFDEENERYEFLRGQEEDLVHARDSLKETIRTVDTKARGLFMETFEKVRSNFHETFTTLFEGGEADLRMADPDNPLLSELEIVARPGQKRPQKIALLSGGERALTAIAILFALYLEKPSPFCILDELDAPLDEANVGRFLRMLERFREKTQFVIITHNRQTMEGTDYLYGVTMEESGVSRVVSVRLGGKRLSAEEEAERIEMIETQQGA, encoded by the coding sequence ATGTATCTCAAAAAACTTGAAATCTTCGGTTTCAAGTCCTTTATGAATAAATTGCAAGTCGAGTTCGGCGAGGGCCTCACCGGCGTGATCGGCCCGAACGGCTGCGGCAAGTCCAACATCAGCGACGCCATCCGTTGGGTTCTGGGGGAGCAGAACGCCCGTCTCCTCCGGGGCGAGACCATGGACGACGTCATCTTCAACGGTACGCGCAACCGGAAGCCTCTCGGCATGGCCGAGGTTTCCCTCACCATCTCCAACGCCAGCCACATGTTCCCCATCGACTATTCCGAGATCCGCGTGACCCGCCGGGTCTATCGGTCCGGCGTCAGCGAGTACCTGATCAACAAGAGTCCCTGTCGTCTGAAGGACGTGAAGAATCTCTTCATGGACACCGGTCTCGGGAACTCCTCCTACACGCTCCTCGAACGAAACATGGTCGACAACCTCTTGAACAACACCTCCGCCAACCTCCGCTTCATGCTGGAGGAGGCGGCGGGGATCATGAAGTACAAGACCCAGGAGAAGATCGCCGTCCGCAAGCTGGACGCCACCGAGAACGATCTGCTTCGCATCCGGGACATCGTTTCGGAGGTGGAGAAGAGGGTCCGCTCGCTCAAGCGTCAGATCGGAAAGGCGCAGAGGCACAACGAGTTGACCGCGGAGATGCGCGACCTGATTCGCCGGACCGGCGTGCTGGAGCTGCGGCGGCTCCGCGGGGAGGAGACGGAGAGGAACCGCCTGCGTGAAGAGGCGTCGCGGAAGATGCAATCCTCGTCCGGCCGGGTGGCGGGCGTGGAGGCGGAGATCGAATCTCACCGGCTCGGACTCCGGGAGAGGGAGGAAGAGCTGAAGGGGGCGCAGGAGGCGCTGGACGAGACGGAAGGACGGATCGAGAAGATCCAGAGCGAGTCGCTCGTTCTCGGCGAGAGGGAGAAAGGACTCCACGAGAGGCAGGAGCGGATCGAGCGGGAGATCGAGGAGCGGAACCAGCGGATCCGGGAGACGGTGGAGCTGCACTGGAAGAAGTCGGAGGAAGAGGAGGAGGCCACCCGGGAGATCCGCCGGTTCGAGGGGGAATTGGAGACGAAGCGCGGGGAGAACTCCATCCTCCAGGAGCGCGTCGGACGCGCCAAGAAGCAGCTCCTCGAGCGTAAGCAGATCACCCTCGATCTTTTCCGGGGGGAGTCGGAGAAGCGGAACGTTCTGGGGAACCTGGAGACGCAGCTGCACGACCTGACGGAGCGCGGCGGCGAGCTGGAAACGCGGATCGGCTCCCTGGAGGAGGAGGAACGCGGCCTGTCGGTGCGTTCCGCCGAGGCGGAGGAGGCCTTCGAGCGCGCATCGACGGACGCGCAGCGGCTGCGCGCCGAGCGGAATGGCGCGGAGGAGAACCTGGAGAGGACCCGGGCGAGGCGAAACGAAGTGGGGGAGAGCCTGGTGCTCCACCAGGGGAAACGGGAGAGTCTCGAATCGACCCTTCGTTTTCTTCTCAAGCTTCAGAGCGAATACGAGGGTTACCGGGACGGCGTGCGCAGCCTGCTCACCGAAAACCCCGCGCCCGGATCGGTGCTCGGCGTGGTGGGCGAGCTGATCGAGGTGGACCCGCCGGAGATGCTCCCCGCCTTCGAGAACGTTCTCGGCGAGGCGCTCCAGTGCGTGCTCGTCCGCGAGGAGGGGGAGGCGCTCGATCTGCTCCGTTTCCTCCGGGAGAACGAGAAGGGATGGGTCTCCCTCGTTCCGCAGGACCGCTTCCGCGGCGCGCTACCCGAGACGCCGGCGGAACTGCTCGGCGAAGAGGGAGTCATCGGCACGGCGGAGCGCTATGTCCGCGGCGGCGACGGCCTGCGCGACGTGATCCGCTTCCTCCTCGCCGACGTCGTTTTCGTACGCGACCTGGGGACCGCCCGGCGACTCGCCCGTGACGGCCGCTACCGGGACTTCCGTTTCGTCACCCCCTCGGGCGAAGGGGCGGCGCACCCCGGTTTTCTCTTCGGCGGCCGGTCGAGCCGCGAGGGGGTCGGTCTCTTCGAGAGGCGCAGCCGGATCGCGGAGTTGGAGTCGGAACTGAAAGAGGCGTCGATCCAACTCGGGGATCTGATCGAGGCGAAGAGAAAACTGGAAGAGACCTTCACCCGTTCCCGGGACGAGCGGGACCGGATCATCGTCGATCTGGACCGGGCGCAGAGCCGCGTCGAGGAGGACGGCCGGGAGAGGGCGCGCCTCCGAACCGCTCTCGAGAACGCACGGGAATCTCTCGGCCGTACGCGCGAGGAGCGGGACCGGATCGCCGGGCAGGCCGAGGAGGTCCGCCGTCGTCTCGATGCGGTCCACTCCGAAGTGGTGACCATCGGCGCGGACGGCTCGGAGGCGGATCGCTCTCTCCGCGAGATCGAGGCGGAGATGGTGGAGCTGGAGATGAAGCGCGAGGAGGGGAGCCGGCTTCTCGGCCAAGCCCAGGTAAACCTCGCCGAGGCGGAGGGGCGCAAGAAATCCCTCGAGGCCGAAGTGACCTCCCTCGCCCGTTGGGAGCGCGAGCTGGGCGATGAAATCTCCCGGAGGCGGGAGGAACAGCAGGCGAACCGCGGGAGCCTGGAGGAGATCGCGGAGCGGCTCGCGAGCCTCGGCCGGGAAGAGGCGGAGCTCGCCAGCCGCCGCGAGGAGGAGACGACCCGTCGCGACGAGATCCTCGGTGAGGTGAACCGTGCGGGCGGCGAGATCCGCCGACTCGAGGACTCGGTCCGCGAGGACCGGCGGTTGAAGGAGGAGAGCGCCGAGGAACTCCATCGACAGGAGATGCGTCTCCAAGAGATCCGCCTGCAGAGGGAGAACCTGCTGGAGAGAACCGACGAGGAGCTGGGCGAGAGAATCCGGGAAACCGACGAACTCCCGCACGCCGAGGGGGATCTCGACGAGACGGAGATGCGGGCGAGGATCGGCGAGCTGCGCGACGGACTCCGCCGGCTCGGCCCGGTCAACCTCGTCGCCCTGGACGAGTTCGACGAGGAAAACGAGCGGTACGAGTTCCTCCGCGGCCAAGAGGAGGACCTGGTCCACGCCCGCGATTCGCTCAAGGAGACGATCCGCACCGTGGACACCAAGGCGCGGGGGCTCTTCATGGAGACCTTCGAGAAGGTCCGCTCGAATTTCCATGAGACATTCACCACTCTTTTCGAGGGAGGGGAGGCGGATCTCCGGATGGCCGACCCGGACAATCCGCTCCTGAGCGAGCTGGAGATCGTCGCCCGGCCGGGTCAGAAAAGACCCCAGAAGATCGCCCTCCTCTCCGGCGGCGAAAGAGCCCTCACGGCGATCGCCATCCTCTTCGCGCTCTATCTGGAGAAGCCGAGCCCCTTCTGCATTCTCGACGAGTTGGATGCGCCTCTGGACGAAGCCAACGTGGGCCGCTTCCTCCGTATGCTCGAGCGTTTCCGCGAGAAAACCCAGTTCGTGATCATCACCCATAACCGGCAGACCATGGAAGGGACCGATTATCTTTACGGCGTCACCATGGAGGAGTCGGGCGTTTCACGGGTGGTCTCGGTCCGGCTCGGCGGGAAGCGCCTCTCCGCCGAGGAGGAGGCGGAGAGGATCGAGATGATCGAGACGCAGCAGGGCGCTTGA
- the ftsY gene encoding signal recognition particle-docking protein FtsY: MKGFFGNLRKGLGKTRENLITSLRRAVESPDDEERFEELEEALIRGDVGVRAARRILERVEERGGDPWEAMREEVERILVGPNGALPHPPRTDKPHVILLVGVNGSGKTTTAGKLAARHAAEGKRVILAAADTFRAAAIEQLQVWADRTGVEVIRQERGADAASVAFDGLSAAIARGADFLVVDTAGRLQSRSNLMEELKKIRRVLGKHGERFPQETLLVLDATAGQNGVSQARRFLDVAAVDGIVLTKLDGTAKGGVILSIREEIDLPVRYVGVGESEEDLLEFSPKEFARALLD; the protein is encoded by the coding sequence ATGAAAGGCTTTTTCGGTAATCTCCGGAAGGGGCTCGGGAAAACCCGGGAGAATCTGATCACGTCGCTCCGGCGGGCGGTGGAGTCCCCGGACGACGAGGAGCGCTTCGAGGAACTCGAAGAGGCGCTGATCCGCGGGGACGTGGGTGTTCGCGCCGCGCGCCGCATTCTGGAGCGGGTCGAAGAGCGCGGCGGCGATCCCTGGGAGGCGATGCGCGAAGAGGTGGAGCGGATCCTGGTCGGCCCGAACGGCGCCCTCCCCCACCCGCCCCGGACCGACAAACCCCACGTGATCCTTCTCGTCGGCGTCAACGGTTCGGGGAAGACGACCACCGCCGGCAAACTGGCGGCGCGGCACGCCGCCGAGGGGAAACGGGTGATCCTCGCCGCCGCCGACACCTTCCGCGCCGCCGCGATCGAACAGTTGCAGGTCTGGGCGGACCGGACGGGCGTGGAAGTGATCCGCCAGGAGCGGGGAGCCGACGCGGCGTCGGTCGCCTTCGACGGACTGTCCGCGGCGATCGCCCGGGGCGCGGATTTCCTCGTGGTGGACACCGCCGGCCGTTTGCAGAGCCGCTCCAACCTGATGGAAGAGCTGAAGAAGATCCGGCGGGTTCTCGGCAAACACGGCGAACGTTTTCCGCAGGAGACCCTGCTCGTGCTCGACGCCACCGCCGGCCAAAACGGCGTTTCCCAGGCGCGGCGTTTCCTCGACGTCGCCGCCGTGGACGGCATCGTCCTCACCAAGCTGGACGGCACCGCCAAGGGGGGCGTGATCCTCTCCATCCGTGAGGAAATCGACCTGCCCGTCCGATACGTGGGGGTGGGCGAGAGCGAGGAAGACCTTCTGGAGTTCTCGCCGAAGGAGTTCGCCCGGGCGCTCTTGGACTGA